Proteins co-encoded in one Parascardovia denticolens DSM 10105 = JCM 12538 genomic window:
- a CDS encoding aryl-sulfate sulfotransferase encodes MAHRRRKTAASCPEAVSERAGKSGGKKPLAYSKSGAIVVPPSRATTRSHGANQAFQKAQSARARQKALLSGRPRRARAKWIITLLVIALVIGLSLWTGRIYYQAKNSYDTTTILSRRIQEIYTSDYQEQVQARLNTEKSRRAHGTRNMLIEPNPFGTNTTSLYVYFTTPSPASVSYTVTTPDDPAIPSFTRAAHQGRLYQTSHEFNVVGLVPSTKNKVTFTVAYEDGYKQTQDYTYVMGDKWGTEPIKLSKKTTAKGQAVNAGIENELGQSLYAVLGTGRQDRDYVSFYDDKGILRAELPMSPNHGRTMIQRGGLLYFVSDYHQICAMNSLGRLVTIVNVPRVYQVNNTFTFDNRGRLLLIASDTSQKDTNNIILTVDPATGSSREYLNFSQILADYRRSTRQTSLAQASKQWGWLQLDSIQYLPGGSLLLSSRETSTILKVTGPTIDYLAGPASLWETTVYSSSLLNKDGNFALVAGQHSVEQMDNGLANAWIAQDSALPRKKDSANEDDRSSPQAGTVPDKNRQTTALTKDQHYLTMFNNNYGYSPTNPDMSWSQAIPGVNKATRGDLTDYRSYFAAYRVDEKAKTFTLVSSFPLPYSPLYSNSQVIPLSQPPTSRSAPLLILANSAQQRTWGIYDPQGNLLESFSMGSGVIYTTAVHRYDFTGFYFQ; translated from the coding sequence ATGGCCCATCGTCGTCGCAAGACCGCCGCCTCCTGCCCTGAGGCAGTATCCGAACGAGCCGGGAAAAGCGGCGGAAAGAAACCGCTGGCTTACTCCAAATCCGGGGCCATCGTCGTCCCTCCCAGCCGGGCGACGACCCGCTCCCACGGGGCGAATCAGGCCTTCCAAAAGGCCCAAAGCGCCCGGGCCCGGCAGAAGGCCCTCCTGTCCGGCCGGCCGCGCAGGGCCAGGGCCAAGTGGATCATCACCCTCCTGGTCATCGCCCTGGTCATCGGCCTCAGTCTATGGACCGGACGCATCTATTACCAGGCCAAGAACTCCTACGATACGACGACCATCCTCTCCCGAAGGATCCAGGAAATCTACACCAGCGATTACCAGGAGCAGGTCCAGGCCCGTTTGAATACGGAGAAGTCCAGGCGAGCGCATGGCACACGCAACATGCTCATCGAGCCGAACCCGTTCGGCACCAACACCACATCCCTCTACGTCTACTTCACCACCCCCTCTCCGGCCTCGGTCTCCTACACCGTGACCACGCCCGACGACCCCGCCATCCCCTCCTTCACCCGGGCCGCCCATCAAGGCCGGCTTTACCAGACCAGCCATGAATTCAACGTCGTGGGCCTGGTCCCTTCCACGAAGAACAAGGTCACTTTCACCGTCGCATACGAGGACGGCTACAAGCAAACCCAGGATTATACCTACGTCATGGGGGACAAATGGGGGACGGAACCAATCAAGCTCTCCAAAAAGACGACGGCCAAAGGGCAGGCGGTCAACGCCGGCATCGAAAACGAGCTGGGCCAAAGCCTGTACGCCGTCCTGGGAACCGGCAGACAGGACCGGGATTACGTCTCCTTCTACGACGACAAAGGAATCCTGCGGGCGGAGCTGCCCATGTCCCCCAACCACGGGCGGACCATGATCCAGCGGGGCGGCCTCCTGTATTTCGTCAGCGATTATCATCAGATCTGCGCCATGAACAGCCTGGGCAGGCTGGTGACCATCGTCAACGTGCCCCGGGTCTATCAGGTCAACAACACCTTCACCTTCGACAACCGGGGGCGCCTCCTGCTCATCGCTTCGGATACCTCCCAGAAGGACACCAACAACATCATCCTCACCGTGGACCCGGCCACCGGTTCCAGCCGCGAATACCTGAATTTCAGCCAAATCCTGGCCGACTACCGCCGAAGCACCAGGCAGACCTCCCTCGCCCAGGCCAGCAAACAATGGGGGTGGCTCCAGCTGGACTCCATCCAATACCTGCCCGGAGGCAGCCTCCTGCTCAGTTCCCGGGAGACCTCAACCATCCTGAAAGTGACCGGCCCGACCATCGACTACCTCGCCGGCCCGGCCTCCTTGTGGGAGACCACGGTCTACTCCTCCTCCCTCCTGAACAAGGACGGGAATTTCGCCCTGGTCGCCGGGCAACACAGCGTCGAGCAGATGGACAACGGCCTGGCCAACGCTTGGATAGCCCAGGATTCGGCCCTCCCCAGAAAGAAGGATTCCGCGAACGAGGACGACCGATCCAGCCCTCAAGCCGGAACGGTCCCGGACAAGAACCGCCAGACGACGGCTTTGACCAAAGACCAGCATTACCTGACCATGTTCAACAACAACTATGGTTACAGCCCCACCAATCCGGACATGTCCTGGTCGCAAGCCATCCCCGGGGTCAACAAGGCGACCCGGGGGGATCTGACCGACTACCGGTCCTATTTCGCCGCCTACCGGGTGGATGAGAAAGCGAAGACCTTCACCCTGGTCTCCTCCTTCCCCCTGCCTTACTCCCCTCTGTATTCCAACAGCCAGGTCATCCCCCTCTCCCAGCCGCCGACGAGTCGGTCCGCCCCTTTGCTGATTCTGGCGAATTCGGCTCAGCAGAGGACCTGGGGGATTTACGATCCCCAGGGGAACCTCTTGGAGTCCTTCAGCATGGGCTCAGGCGTGATCTATACGACGGCCGTCCATCGGTATGATTTCACCGGGTTCTACTTCCAGTGA
- a CDS encoding peptide deformylase — MAWNQANIDKDLDKEVRDLLDEADGDGTLPIVQMGEPVLRLKTVPYQGQLTASTLDLLKKRMRKTMLAAPGVGLAGPQIGLGLAIAVVEDHVRTVASEAASPTDEAAGDFDDADDPRGISDFPFHMIINPSYEPLDDETASFYEGCLSFDGYQAVRKRWLNIRAHWFDEAGVEHAAELHKWPARIFQHETDHLSGEVYIDKAELRSLSSYDNLDEYWSYDPVPEEAAEVLGFDL; from the coding sequence ATGGCTTGGAATCAAGCGAACATCGATAAGGACCTGGATAAGGAGGTTCGCGACCTTCTGGACGAGGCGGATGGCGATGGGACCCTGCCCATCGTGCAGATGGGGGAGCCCGTCCTTCGCCTGAAGACCGTCCCTTACCAGGGTCAGTTGACCGCCTCCACCTTGGATCTGCTCAAAAAGCGGATGCGCAAGACCATGCTGGCCGCCCCGGGCGTGGGTCTGGCCGGCCCCCAGATCGGTCTGGGCCTGGCCATCGCCGTGGTCGAAGACCATGTGAGGACCGTCGCCTCCGAAGCCGCTTCGCCTACCGATGAGGCGGCGGGCGACTTCGACGACGCCGACGACCCCCGTGGCATCTCCGACTTCCCTTTCCACATGATCATCAACCCGTCCTATGAGCCTTTGGATGACGAAACCGCCAGTTTTTACGAAGGCTGCCTCTCCTTCGACGGCTACCAGGCCGTGCGCAAACGGTGGCTGAACATCAGGGCCCATTGGTTCGATGAGGCCGGGGTGGAACATGCGGCCGAGCTGCATAAGTGGCCCGCCCGCATCTTCCAGCATGAGACCGACCACCTGTCCGGGGAAGTCTACATCGACAAGGCCGAGCTGAGGAGCCTGTCCTCTTACGACAACCTGGATGAGTATTGGTCTTATGACCCTGTCCCTGAAGAGGCGGCCGAAGTCCTGGGCTTCGACCTGTGA